Proteins encoded together in one Impatiens glandulifera chromosome 1, dImpGla2.1, whole genome shotgun sequence window:
- the LOC124921615 gene encoding uncharacterized protein LOC124921615 isoform X1, producing the protein MNDAQERFRNIRLQEEYDTHDPKGCCDTQLLSFLEKRSKIIEIVAAHNIVFALSQSGICVAFSRETNQRICFLNISPNEVIRSLFYNENNDSLITVSVYASDNYDSLKCRTTSIEYIKGGKPDAGIALLESESFKWPGFVEFDDLNGKLLTYSAQDSVYKVFDLKNYTMLYSISDKNVREIKISRGILLLIFKASSHVPLKILSIEDGTVLKTFNHLLHRNKNVDFIELFNEKLLVKQEDENLQILDVHNSELIEVSKTEFMTPSAFIFLYENQLFLTFRNRTAAVWNFLGELVTTFEDHLLWHPEWDTNNSHITSDQTSIISYCKADSHDPLTEANAGSINISNILTGKCVAKIQASGGCSCNDHCSSSGKTCNSKSSCSVAEALEDITALFYDEERNEIYTGNAHSLVHVWSN; encoded by the exons ATGAATGATGCTCAGGAAAGATTCCGGAACATACGATTGcag GAGGAATATGATACCCATGATCCAAAAGGGTGTTGTGACACCCAGTTACTGTCTTTCCTGGAAAAGAGGTCGAAAATAATTGAGATTGTAGCTGCCCACAACATTGTATTTGCTCTCTCTCAGTCTGGCATTTGTGTTGCATTCAGCCGAG AGACTAATCAAAGAATATGTTTCTTGAACATTAGTCCAAATGAAGTTATCAGAAGCTTATTTTACAATGAAAACAATGATTCACTCATTACAGTTTCAGTTTATGCTTCAGATAACTATGATTCTTTGAAATGTCGGACCACGAGTATTGA GTATATAAAAGGAGGTAAACCAGATGCTGGAATTGCTCTTTTGGAGTCCGAGTCATTTAAATGGCCCGGGTTTGTCGAGTTTGATGATTTAAATGGGAAGCTACTCACTTATTCTGCACAAGATAG CGTATATAAGGTATTTGACCTGAAAAACTATACAATGTTGTACTCAATATCAGACAAAAATGTTCGCGAGATAAAGATCAG TCGAGGAATCCTGTTGTTGATTTTCAAAGCTAGTAGCCATGTTCCTCTTAAGATTCTGTCCATAGAAGATGGTACAGTTCTTAAAACTTTCAATCATCTACTTCATCGTAATAAAAACGTGGATTTCATTGAACTGTTCAATGAAAAACTTCTTGTCAAGCAAGAGGACGAGAATCTTCAGATTCTGGAT GTCCACAATTCCGAGTTAATAGAAGTTAGCAAAACAGAGTTTATGACGCCATCAGCATTTATATTTCTATACGAGAATCAATTGTTCCTGACATTTAGAAACAGAACCGCTGCAGTTTGGAACTTCCTAGGCGAGCTTGTAACAACGTTTGAGGATCACCTTTTGTGGCATCCTGAGTGGGACACAAACAACTCACATATTACTAGTGATCAGACTTCAATAATTTCTTACTGCAAAGCTGACTCACATGATCCATTGACAGAGGCAAATG CTGGTTCGATCAATATCAGTAATATCTTGACCGGTAAATGCGTTGCCAAAATACAAGCATCTGGTGGTTGCAGTTGCAATGACCATTGTAGCAGTAGTGGAAAGACTTGCAACTCTAAGAGCAGCTGCAGTGTCGCGGAAGCATTGGAGGACATAACGGCCCTTTTCTACGACGAGGAACGGAATGAAATCTATACAGGAAATGCACACAGCTTAGTCCATGTCTGGTCTAACTGA
- the LOC124921615 gene encoding uncharacterized protein LOC124921615 isoform X2 — translation MNDAQERFRNIRLQEEYDTHDPKGCCDTQLLSFLEKRSKIIEIVAAHNIVFALSQSGICVAFSRETNQRICFLNISPNEVIRSLFYNENNDSLITVSVYASDNYDSLKCRTTSIEYIKGGKPDAGIALLESESFKWPGFVEFDDLNGKLLTYSAQDSVYKVFDLKNYTMLYSISDKNVREIKISRGILLLIFKASSHVPLKILSIEDGTVLKTFNHLLHRNKNVDFIELFNEKLLVKQEDENLQILDVHNSELIEVSKTEFMTPSAFIFLYENQLFLTFRNRTAAVWNFLGELVTTFEDHLLWHPEWDTNNSHITSDQTSIISYCKADSHDPLTEANV, via the exons ATGAATGATGCTCAGGAAAGATTCCGGAACATACGATTGcag GAGGAATATGATACCCATGATCCAAAAGGGTGTTGTGACACCCAGTTACTGTCTTTCCTGGAAAAGAGGTCGAAAATAATTGAGATTGTAGCTGCCCACAACATTGTATTTGCTCTCTCTCAGTCTGGCATTTGTGTTGCATTCAGCCGAG AGACTAATCAAAGAATATGTTTCTTGAACATTAGTCCAAATGAAGTTATCAGAAGCTTATTTTACAATGAAAACAATGATTCACTCATTACAGTTTCAGTTTATGCTTCAGATAACTATGATTCTTTGAAATGTCGGACCACGAGTATTGA GTATATAAAAGGAGGTAAACCAGATGCTGGAATTGCTCTTTTGGAGTCCGAGTCATTTAAATGGCCCGGGTTTGTCGAGTTTGATGATTTAAATGGGAAGCTACTCACTTATTCTGCACAAGATAG CGTATATAAGGTATTTGACCTGAAAAACTATACAATGTTGTACTCAATATCAGACAAAAATGTTCGCGAGATAAAGATCAG TCGAGGAATCCTGTTGTTGATTTTCAAAGCTAGTAGCCATGTTCCTCTTAAGATTCTGTCCATAGAAGATGGTACAGTTCTTAAAACTTTCAATCATCTACTTCATCGTAATAAAAACGTGGATTTCATTGAACTGTTCAATGAAAAACTTCTTGTCAAGCAAGAGGACGAGAATCTTCAGATTCTGGAT GTCCACAATTCCGAGTTAATAGAAGTTAGCAAAACAGAGTTTATGACGCCATCAGCATTTATATTTCTATACGAGAATCAATTGTTCCTGACATTTAGAAACAGAACCGCTGCAGTTTGGAACTTCCTAGGCGAGCTTGTAACAACGTTTGAGGATCACCTTTTGTGGCATCCTGAGTGGGACACAAACAACTCACATATTACTAGTGATCAGACTTCAATAATTTCTTACTGCAAAGCTGACTCACATGATCCATTGACAGAGGCAAATG TGTAG